The Mycobacterium sp. EPa45 genomic interval CGCGCTGGAAAGCGGTCTCGGCTTGATAGTGCTGGCCGACGTGCAGCGCGAGGAGTGGGTCGAGCGCTACCGACCCGGATGTGCGGTGATCCGCCACGAGTTCGGTCACCCCGATCTCAAGCAGCTCGGTCGGCGAGCGTCCTAGAAAGTCGGCCATGGCCTGATTGCATCGCGTGATTCGTCCATTGGGGCGCGGCGCGGGTTCGAACATGAACATGCCCATCGGGGCTGTGTCGAAGGCGAGCCGGAACCGCTCTTCGCTTTCCGCCAGCGCCTGTTTGGCTGCCTTCTGCTGGGTGATGTCGGTGGCCACGCCGATGTATCCACCGCAGCTGCCGTCCGTGTTGGTGATCTGGGAAACGGCCAGGCTGACCGTCACGTTGCTGCCGTCACGCCGGACGTAGGTCCACTCACGTACCTCTGCCCGCTCCGGGGTCACATTGTGCACAAACACCCCAAAGCCGACCGGTATCCCAAGTTCCGTCGCCCTGGAGCAGACCTCTGCGTGATCGTGAAAGGCCATCGGCGTGCCACCTAGCATCTCTGCTTCGGTCCAGCCGAGCAGGCGCTCCGCACCGTTGTTGAACACAGTGATTCGCCCATCGGGAGCGGTGCCGATGATCGCTTGTTCAGACGCAGCGTGCAGAACTCCGGCGAATAGGTCACGCGCCTCACGCAGCGCACGCGCAGTCTTTCGTTCTTCGGTCACATCCTGGTAGGCGACAACCTGAAACAATGGCTGGTGGACGAGAGGAGCCGTCGTGAGTTCGACGACTCGGGGTTGTTCAGCGGGAATCACGATGTCTCGAGGTGCTTTAGGCGCTGGCGAGGCTGAACCGCTGGGCTCGCTGTCGCGTCGGGCTGCCGAGGCCACGCTGTCGACAATTCCCGAAACGGACGCCCTCACGTTCTGCAGAACGACATCACCGGCCGGATCAATGAGCAGCACGCTGTCGTGGATGCTGTCGAGCACGGCGCCGAACAGTTCGGAATCGCGATCTGCCTGATCCCGCGCCAGCTGTAGTTGTGAGACGAGGCGAACACTCGAGTCCCGGTATAACGACAACGTCAGAACGACGATTGTCAGACTCCCGACCATCGCTTGCGCCAGCAAGGCACGTGTCTGAACGTTGGGGACGATGAACACACCTCTGTCCAGAAGAGTGGCGTAGATAATCCAGATGCCCGCCGCCAGCAAAAAAACGGTACTCACGGTGGTGCTGTACCGCAGCGCCACCCATACCGCGGGCAGCAACGTTAGAAAAGCCAGGGGCACACCACTGTTCAGCCAGAAGGCCCAGATGAAGACGGACCCCACAACAAGCACGACCAGCAGGGCCTCCGCCAGCGCCGCCGCCGACACCTGCGGGCGCTTCCAGGTGACGTCACGCATCCGCAGCCAGGCGGCCACGCCAAGTAGAGCCGTGGCGCCGTTGCGCACTGCGAAAAGCGCAAACGTTTGCCACGGCGGTTGCTGCAACGCGTAAACCATGTAGGCGGTGGCCAGAAGTGCCGCGCAGACAGTGCCAGCAGACACCGCCACGACCAGCCGCGCGAAGTCGGCGGGGTCACGCAGTGGCACCTCATCGCGGTGATAAGTCAGGATTGCGGCGCTCACCACAGCCAATGCGACGTTCACCATCACAAACCACGCGCTCAGCG includes:
- a CDS encoding EAL domain-containing protein, translating into MAYALSVIVGRATRLAGGELALVWPAAAVAIIWLLAARSYGRRACLFNVAVLAVLNFGTNLATGASMPLSAWFVMVNVALAVVSAAILTYHRDEVPLRDPADFARLVVAVSAGTVCAALLATAYMVYALQQPPWQTFALFAVRNGATALLGVAAWLRMRDVTWKRPQVSAAALAEALLVVLVVGSVFIWAFWLNSGVPLAFLTLLPAVWVALRYSTTVSTVFLLAAGIWIIYATLLDRGVFIVPNVQTRALLAQAMVGSLTIVVLTLSLYRDSSVRLVSQLQLARDQADRDSELFGAVLDSIHDSVLLIDPAGDVVLQNVRASVSGIVDSVASAARRDSEPSGSASPAPKAPRDIVIPAEQPRVVELTTAPLVHQPLFQVVAYQDVTEERKTARALREARDLFAGVLHAASEQAIIGTAPDGRITVFNNGAERLLGWTEAEMLGGTPMAFHDHAEVCSRATELGIPVGFGVFVHNVTPERAEVREWTYVRRDGSNVTVSLAVSQITNTDGSCGGYIGVATDITQQKAAKQALAESEERFRLAFDTAPMGMFMFEPAPRPNGRITRCNQAMADFLGRSPTELLEIGVTELVADHRTSGSVALDPLLALHVGQHYQAETAFQRADGATVWGSISASIIASGGAGAYGMCLVEDITGRKRVEAELQHLAMHDQLTGLPNRVLFMGRVEHALAAAEQRGSGRVGLIFLDLDRFKAVNDTWGHGEGDNVLKAMAERILTSIRPGDTAARLGGDEFAVLCPSVSGIRELDSVAERLQDTLRRPVEIADHALYDQLSVSAGAVLSESGCTAESLLQRADMLMYQAKKSGRGRVTIGDPLQEAVVVRAVQLTRDLEQALPLRQLALQFQPIMNLQRGECVAAEALLRWSHPKWGLLAPDEFLDLAESSCQMPAIGRYVLNEACRQAVRWGGVMAAAAVHVNVSPRELADSNFRVGVINALRVTGLAPHRLVLEITESHVGQIAESANDDLDALRRTGVRVAIDDFGAGFSGLSRIVALPLDILKIDKQFIAGLGHDVRCEAITRAVIGLGTSLGLEVIAEGIERPDQQEALVEWGCELGQGFLFGDIAAVCGQFPAPDNTPAD